The sequence GTACTTCAAAgggtgatttatttatttattataacaaTGCAAAAGTGGgttatgtttgttttgcttAGGTGAGAAGTTAGGGGGTGAGGTTGCTTAAACTTGGGTGTTTCTTGGATCATTGTCATAGGCAAgtgaagaaaatgttttttttttttctatggaagaAACCTAAAATGAAGATGCTAGAAGTGTGAGagtattactttttaatttggatTAGAACTTATTTGTGCAATGCCATTTCGTTTTATGGGAAGGCATGGTTTGGGGAAGTATTTTAAGTGATTGATGAATTTGAAATGAGCTGGATTTGGAGGTGAATGATGTGGTCTATAAGATGAAGCATTAGCCAATTCAACCATATGTCATGTATTGGTCTGAGAGCATGATATTTGAGGAATGTGTATTTATAGCTAATCGAGTGGTTGCAAGAATGCAATAGTTTATATCATGTTGTTCTTAGCTTATAACGGAAATCTTATGGGTGAGGTTGCTGGAGACTGACTTGTGttaataatatttgatttaggTCTGAAatatttgacaatttttaaaCCAGCAGGTGTTGTAATGGTAAGTTTTTAGATGATatctttaaaaaacaaatgggATATGGGGTGATTAGATAATTGGGGACCATTATTGACTAAATGGCCTAATTGTTGAAGCTGCCATATTGCCCTCTAAAAGACCCAATTTAACCATTTTCAAGCCTTTACTGgatatttttggtatttctgCTTGAAATGGATTGATTATCGACTGTGAACTTGTGAAATCTGTCCTTCAATCCTTTTCATACTATCTTATATGTGTATGCATTTGTTCCGCATAAATTTAGTGGCTGTATCCTATAAAATTGTTTGAATGCATAAGGCAGTATTTCTGAGGCATAGGAGTTGGCattaaatgagaaaatttgtGCGCAAAAAATGGTGTCCTTAAAATAGTGTTTTAGCATGTAAAAGTGCATGATCAATGGACCATAATCCTTGCTATGAACTTGCTTAAACAATAAGATagaaccttttttcttttaatttttttataagaaattagTCTCCTTTGACTTAGcacaaaatttaattagagaTAAGTAGACTAAATATACCTTATATTGCATTTGATCCATGATATATAcgttaaattaaccaattatatCTGTTCCTGATTGATTAACAACAGGTAGAATTATATTATCAGAAAAATAAGACACGAGGTAGAATAAAATCATGCTAAATATGCCTATATTCTGAATGTTTATCAGTTTGCTGCTCATTTGTTATGAAGTTTTGCGATTATCTTAATGGAACCATGGAAGTGAGTCCTTAAGGGGTGTTTGTTGTTTCTGCAGGCCATTATGCTGGGTTGAGCACATGTCACTGGACAATGAAACTGGACTGGACTCTCCTGGTATAAGGGTGAGGCCTGTATCTGGACTTGTGGCGGCTGATTACTTTGCACCAGGTTATTTTGTCTGGGCAGTCTTAATTGCCAATTTGGCTCGCATTGGATATGAGGAGAAAACCATGTATATGGCTGCATATGATTGGAGATTGTCGTTTCAAAACACTGAGGTACAAATTTCAATTAGGAGTTAATTTGTCCTGGACTTAAATTTCACCAACTCAACTTGTGTTGCtgaaatttcattatttaatttttcattacttataaaaaaaaaaaatcattatttaatTATCTGGTATTGGCAGAAGTTTTTGTCATCCTCTTGTAGTATAGTATATATCCTGTCTCGAATCCACTTATGATTCACTGCCTAATTGGATTGATCAGGTCAGAGACCAAACTCTAAGCAGGATAAAAAGTAACATAGAACTCATGGTAGCTACAAATGGTGGAAAAAAGGTGGTTGTTATTCCACACTCAATGGGTGTTATCTACTTTCTGCATTTCATGAAATGGGTTGAGGCACCAGCTCCAATGGGTGGTGGTGGCAGGTCGGATTGGTGTGCTAAGCATATCAAAGCAGTGATGAATATTGGTGCACCCTTTCTAGGCGTCCCAAAAGCAGTCTCTGGACTTTTCTCTATTGAAGCGAAGGATGTTGCTGTTGCCAGGTTTATATTTCAACTGTCATGATATGAATAGGACTAGGTcataatcttttcttttcttgtcttaATCACCTCAGTTTTGGAATTACTTCAAAACAAAGAATATTTTGTAGCATGTATAGGATCATTTCAAAGGAAATAGGGTGGcatcaatttcttttattatgaaTTTGGTGCAGGATAAAGATTACATGAAGACTCCATTCTAGCTGATGGTCCAAGTGATCAATgttttttgtattctttgatTTGCAAACATCCTTTCTCATGGCATTGCCTGGGAGAATCTTGTTTGATTCCTGCTTCCCCTCCCCCCACGGCCctgcgccccccccccccccccaaccaaaaaaaaaaaaattgttgtaaggaaataaaaagagaaaattttccagttaaagggattttttttttttaagatttattgtCCAGATAAAATTCATCTTGCTCTCCAAAAATTCTGACTCATCTTTGGGTAACTTTGTGTTCAAATATTGTTTACTTGAACACCCAAATTCAGATCTGGACACCAATACTGGCATGCAGGTTTCCATACATCTTTTCTGCTTTTGATGAACCGCTAATCCTTAAACAGGGCTTTCGCACCAGGTGTTTTGGATAAGGATGTTTTTGGTCTTCAAACTCTACAACATATGATGCGGATGACCCGTACATGGGATTCAACCATGTCAATGATACCAAAAGGCGGGGATACCATTTGGGGTGGCCTTGATTGGTCTCCTGAAGGATACTTCAACTGTAGTGCaaagaagttgaaaaataaTGATACCAACACTGCAGACCAAAATGGAAAGGGAGGTCTGGGTTCTACAAAAAGAGTAAATTATGGGAGGATCATTTCATTTGGGAAAGATGTAGCTGAGATACATTCATCCGAGATTGAGATGGTGGATTTCAGGGTAATGTTCTGGGTTTTAGTTTGATTGCTATGAGTTCTCTTTCCATTGAAAGTAAACATAtcttctcccccccccccccccccactgcCTCTGTGTGTGCGTGCATACCTAAAAAGTATACAAAGTGTATTTCTTTCTCCCACCTGTGAAAGGTTATACACTTATAATCAAGTTTATATAGAACAAAGAGGATGATAGAAAAAGTGTGACGTATTGTAACTAACAAAAAGGGATACTTTAGTagtttattaaacaaaaaattagtagaatgcataaaaaatgataataataataaaatgaatctCACAAATGAGAATCAAGAAGATGGCCTAGTTGATTGACTGAGATGACTATGTCTGGGAATAAATAGGTAGCAAGAAACGAGTCATTCCTTTTTTTAACAAGTAGCTTATTTTCtgaaaagtaatttaaaaaaaaaaaaaaaaaatcatccatatGATTGATGAGCCATAAGATAGCCCATGGTTcatatgaaattaattatttaaatggaAGGGTTTTTTTATTCCTGTCCACCAGTCTGCATGCAAGGAAATTAGTCTTATTGATTGATCCATTTCATCTGTATCAATACTTTGTAATTTATTCTAGTATCAAATTTCTGGATAAGATTTTGTAGCTACGGAGTGATGCAACTGCTTTGCAAGATTATGCAAAGATAGACTGCTGTATTTTCCTATGTTTTATGTGGAGGACTAATGCTTTCTTCTTGTTATTTCAAATGATAGCCTGTATTGTCACATATCATTTGCTAGAATGCACAATCAATCATATGAAGGGCAGACTACTGTTTTTTGCACTCTATGAATGCTGATTTCTTTAGAGTCcaagctttttaaaaataaataaataaacaaaaaaaaaaaaaattcccgaATTGTATTTTAGTAATCAGTAACTGAAATATCATACATCTGCCCCTGAGATACTCACTAATTTGAGGCATTTGCTATCTAGACTAGCAATTGTTATTTGTCTGAAGTATATTGCTTGGAGTTCTATGTGCTTACTTTCTCTTTTATTGGCTTACTGGCAGGATGCTTTCAAGGGTAGTAACCTTATAAATGCAACCAAGTGTGATGTATGGACAGAGTACCATGAAATGGGTATTGAGGGTGTAAAAGCTATTGCAGATTACAAAGTTTACACAGCTGGGTCAATTTTGGATCTGCTTCATTATGTTGCCCCCAAGATGATGGCACGTGGAGATGCTCATTTTTCATATGGAATTGCTGACAATTTGGATGACCCTAAATACCAACATTACAAATATTGGTCAAACCCCTTAGAAACAAAGTGagtttttcaacttttctttgttgttttaGCAGTTTGTTTCTTATGAGTGATGAATTGCcctgacataattttttttcttcaaatgtttTTGATGATGTGCTATTTAAGTTTTACAAAGTATGTGCACCAATGTGACTGATCAATGTTAAAGCTTTTAATTAGCCAAGCATGCATCATTCTCTGCAGTGTTTATATAAATATGCACATGTATGCATAGCTATTTATATGTTTGTAGACTCATTGAGCATGCTGTTACATAATCTAGTTAcctatcaaaacaaaacaaaaaaaagatgttaCATAATCTAGTTGGAAGGTTCTCTTCTGTTTGGTACAGAAGCTTGGGAATGGGTTAAAATCCATCATATATTATAGTTACTGGAGAAATTGATCTCTGAAATTTTGTGAATGATCTAGGGCCCATTTGGTACATATGTCTAaacatatgttttcagtttttatacAACATTACCCGTATttccacacattttttcacccacacgtacttccaaaaaatacaaacaatgttactagaacaacacTACCAAACAGGCCCCTAATGTGTTGGAAATTCCATCTCTTCTTGATCTTAAAATATTATGTTTAGGCTGATGATATGATTTGTTTATTCAACACTATAATAGCAATGAATGTTCTTTAGTTGTTCTAGGTTGGCTATAGTTCAAGTGAACTCCTCTTTAATATTGCTGCTTAAACTTCTGTGCTGCCTTGCAGATTACCAAATGCTCCAGACATGGAAATCTACTCTATGTATGGCGTTGGAGTTCCCACGGAAAGAGCATATGTATACAAGTTAACTCCTCCATCAGAATGTTACATTCCATTTCAGATAGATACCTCAGCAGAGGGTGGAAGTGAGGACTCTTGTCTAAAAGGTGGTGTTTTTTCTGTTGACGGAGATGAAACTGTGCCTGTTTTAAGTTCAGGTTTTATGTGTGCTAAAGGTTGGCGGGGAAAAACCCGTTTCAATCCTTCAGGCATTCATACTTATATAAGGGAGTATAATCATGCCCCTCCCGCTAATCTTCTAGAGGGCCGGGGCACCCAAAGTGGTGCCCATGTTGATATAATGGGTAATTTTGCATTGATAGAAGATATTATAAGAGTAGCAGCAGGGGCCACTGGAGAGGACTTGGGTGGGGATCGAGTTTACTCTGATATTTTCAAAtggtccgaaaacatcaacttACAACTCTAGATTCATGG is a genomic window of Quercus lobata isolate SW786 chromosome 2, ValleyOak3.0 Primary Assembly, whole genome shotgun sequence containing:
- the LOC115976039 gene encoding phospholipid:diacylglycerol acyltransferase 1-like, with the protein product MSLDNETGLDSPGIRVRPVSGLVAADYFAPGYFVWAVLIANLARIGYEEKTMYMAAYDWRLSFQNTEVRDQTLSRIKSNIELMVATNGGKKVVVIPHSMGVIYFLHFMKWVEAPAPMGGGGRSDWCAKHIKAVMNIGAPFLGVPKAVSGLFSIEAKDVAVARAFAPGVLDKDVFGLQTLQHMMRMTRTWDSTMSMIPKGGDTIWGGLDWSPEGYFNCSAKKLKNNDTNTADQNGKGGLGSTKRVNYGRIISFGKDVAEIHSSEIEMVDFRDAFKGSNLINATKCDVWTEYHEMGIEGVKAIADYKVYTAGSILDLLHYVAPKMMARGDAHFSYGIADNLDDPKYQHYKYWSNPLETKLPNAPDMEIYSMYGVGVPTERAYVYKLTPPSECYIPFQIDTSAEGGSEDSCLKGGVFSVDGDETVPVLSSGFMCAKGWRGKTRFNPSGIHTYIREYNHAPPANLLEGRGTQSGAHVDIMGNFALIEDIIRVAAGATGEDLGGDRVYSDIFKWSENINLQL